A window of the Dyadobacter pollutisoli genome harbors these coding sequences:
- a CDS encoding ABC transporter ATP-binding protein: MKTYFRLLSFAQPIARFAFPYIIFTVLGVIFSTLNLALLAPLFSTLFSNQGGELIEKPESLLEVTSSLSYYAQQANLTYGPHGALQLVCGVIVVSVLLSNIFKYFSQRVMENLRIHTLLNLRKTVFNNVMNMHVGYFSNQRKGDIIAKIASDVQVVQFSVTGTLQVVFKEPLQLLAYIFMLFATSVKLTLFAILVIPVSAFLISKIVKRLKEQASQAQHLFGLMISYLDEALSGIKVIKAFNATEEIKDKFHQENIRYSDLGRKMARRQQLSSPVSEFLGVTMVALIVLYGGSLILDNQSELSVSDFVAYIAIFSQVMRPAKALTDSFSTIHAGIAAGERVLELIDEKPEINDAPDAIDIHEFNDAIRLENLSFAYPSRPVLKGINLTIPKGKTVALVGPSGGGKSTLMDLIPRFIDAQEGSVTIDGINLKKIKQESLWSMFGFVNQESMLFNDTIYQNIAFGNPSATMEQVEAAARIANAHDFIMDTENGYDSNIGDRGMKLSGGQKQRICIARAVLKNPPIMLLDEATSALDTESEKLVQEALNNLMQNRTSLVIAHRLSTIQRADTILVLEDGKIVEQGNHLELIAHDGLYKRLIDMQQFTEA; this comes from the coding sequence ATGAAAACATACTTCAGATTATTATCTTTTGCCCAACCCATTGCCCGATTTGCGTTTCCCTACATCATTTTCACAGTTCTGGGAGTAATTTTTAGCACATTAAATCTGGCACTGCTTGCCCCTCTATTTAGTACGCTGTTTTCCAACCAAGGAGGAGAGCTTATCGAAAAACCTGAAAGCCTGTTGGAGGTCACCAGCTCACTGAGTTACTACGCCCAGCAGGCAAACCTTACTTACGGTCCGCACGGAGCTTTGCAGCTGGTTTGCGGAGTGATTGTCGTTTCAGTTCTGCTCTCCAATATATTCAAGTATTTCTCGCAGAGGGTCATGGAAAACCTGCGGATTCATACATTGCTAAACCTGAGAAAAACGGTTTTCAACAATGTCATGAACATGCATGTAGGCTATTTCAGCAACCAGAGAAAAGGCGACATTATTGCCAAAATCGCCTCCGATGTGCAGGTCGTGCAATTTTCAGTCACCGGTACATTACAGGTAGTCTTCAAGGAACCGTTGCAATTGCTGGCTTATATATTCATGCTCTTTGCTACTTCGGTTAAACTGACCCTTTTCGCGATTTTGGTCATACCGGTATCGGCATTTCTGATTTCAAAAATTGTAAAAAGGCTCAAAGAGCAGGCCAGTCAGGCGCAGCATCTTTTCGGGCTCATGATCAGCTACCTTGATGAAGCATTATCGGGTATTAAAGTGATTAAAGCATTTAATGCTACCGAGGAAATCAAAGACAAGTTTCACCAGGAAAACATTCGGTACTCAGATCTGGGCCGTAAGATGGCGCGGAGACAACAGCTCAGCTCGCCGGTTTCGGAATTCCTGGGGGTGACGATGGTGGCGCTCATCGTTCTGTATGGCGGCTCTCTCATTCTGGACAACCAGTCGGAATTGAGCGTATCGGATTTCGTGGCTTACATTGCAATATTTTCGCAGGTCATGCGGCCAGCCAAAGCGCTGACGGACTCTTTCAGCACCATTCATGCAGGTATTGCAGCCGGCGAGCGCGTACTCGAACTGATTGATGAAAAACCTGAGATCAACGACGCCCCTGATGCGATCGACATTCATGAATTCAATGATGCCATCAGGCTCGAAAACCTTTCTTTTGCCTATCCTTCCCGGCCGGTGCTGAAAGGTATCAATCTAACGATTCCAAAAGGTAAAACGGTGGCCCTGGTCGGCCCGTCGGGTGGTGGAAAATCGACCTTAATGGATCTGATACCGCGATTTATCGATGCTCAGGAAGGAAGTGTAACGATTGACGGGATCAATTTGAAAAAAATCAAACAGGAATCACTGTGGTCGATGTTCGGTTTCGTCAACCAGGAATCGATGCTTTTCAATGACACCATTTATCAGAACATTGCATTTGGTAATCCCTCGGCTACCATGGAACAAGTGGAAGCTGCTGCCAGGATCGCCAATGCGCACGACTTCATCATGGACACCGAAAATGGCTACGATAGCAACATTGGTGACCGGGGCATGAAACTCTCAGGAGGACAAAAGCAGCGCATTTGTATCGCCAGGGCCGTATTGAAAAATCCGCCCATTATGCTTTTGGATGAAGCCACGTCCGCGCTGGACACTGAATCGGAGAAACTGGTGCAGGAAGCGCTCAATAATCTGATGCAGAACAGGACTTCCCTGGTTATCGCCCACAGGTTGAGCACCATTCAACGAGCAGACACCATATTGGTTTTGGAGGATGGAAAAATTGTTGAACAAGGAAATCATTTGGAACTGATCGCACACGACGGTCTGTATAAGCGACTGATTGACATGCAGCAATTTACAGAAGCCTAA
- a CDS encoding glycosyltransferase family 2 protein produces MRSISVVIPNFNGKHLFEKYFENNYKILNGLGTKVQIIVVDDASTDDSVEYLENHYGSKVTVIRKEINSGFAHTCNLGIQKATNDLIFLLNTDVTLEEGYFEKLYKYFELEDTFGVMGRIIGMEDDNILDAARSPRILGRKIKPSNFFYLKDSDSLTPTFYLSGAIALMDTRKLKEINGFNEMFNPYYGEDQEMSIRAWRLGWKCYYEHNAVCRHEVSATTKGHKDSYSVKRIYFRNRYYMHHLHLQGADLNFYHLQVILSDVLPSILTLQFYKAQAYVDFLRNINELKMKKTAFKKQMKTYKSNIGIIDVIENIHIMLKYKQVIKL; encoded by the coding sequence ATGAGAAGCATCTCAGTTGTAATTCCGAATTTTAACGGAAAGCACTTATTCGAAAAGTATTTTGAGAATAACTATAAGATACTCAACGGACTAGGAACAAAAGTTCAGATCATTGTCGTCGATGATGCTTCCACGGATGACTCGGTGGAATACCTTGAAAATCATTATGGTAGCAAGGTTACCGTCATTCGTAAAGAGATCAATTCGGGCTTCGCCCATACCTGTAACCTGGGTATACAAAAGGCTACCAATGATCTTATTTTTCTTCTCAACACCGACGTGACTTTGGAAGAAGGTTATTTTGAAAAACTGTACAAGTATTTTGAGCTCGAAGATACATTTGGCGTTATGGGCCGGATTATCGGTATGGAAGATGACAACATCCTCGATGCGGCCAGATCTCCGAGGATTTTGGGCAGGAAGATCAAACCCAGCAACTTCTTTTATTTGAAGGATTCAGACAGCCTCACCCCTACTTTTTATCTCTCAGGCGCCATCGCGTTGATGGATACCAGAAAGCTGAAAGAAATCAACGGGTTTAACGAAATGTTTAATCCGTATTACGGAGAAGATCAGGAAATGTCGATCCGTGCATGGAGACTGGGCTGGAAATGCTATTATGAGCACAATGCTGTTTGCCGTCACGAAGTTTCTGCGACCACCAAAGGCCATAAAGACAGCTATTCGGTTAAGAGGATCTATTTCCGGAACCGGTACTATATGCATCACTTGCATTTGCAGGGCGCCGATCTTAACTTTTACCATTTACAGGTGATTTTGAGCGATGTATTGCCGAGTATACTGACACTCCAGTTTTACAAAGCGCAGGCATACGTTGATTTTCTGAGAAATATCAATGAGCTGAAAATGAAGAAGACTGCATTTAAAAAGCAGATGAAAACTTACAAATCCAATATTGGCATTATCGACGTAATTGAAAATATCCATATCATGCTTAAATACAAGCAGGTAATTAAATTATAA
- a CDS encoding putative sensor domain DACNV-containing protein, with protein sequence MTNSTEINIATGDSVPVTTYKAARSVAGFVADHFERHHQSVKIHYEQELAPKPDARIIETIIDTTFWASLRREEGRSPKVSIAFLPPECAEHPLIFSEKLALTANTLTKLAPAVERSGIHLGVWLEGNELRIWGTTRVIPGLCFVLEVIEPGMLVIKHRRVDGFGKFVNVAVLKGDQVKIVNEESGRVRDCPSVINSMIGFTSSNLWNDSLNLLVQLAVSMRSHERGGILLVVPKGKETWRKSIIHPITYHVEPAFSELAELHSKYVNELHPITWQSQLTSAINNLAGLTAVDGATIINDGYELLAFGAKIGRAADGQPVEEMLVTEPIIGNEGMVVHPVQNGGTRHLSAAQFVYDQRDAIALVASQDGRFTIFSWAPCENKVQAHRVDALLL encoded by the coding sequence ATGACTAATAGTACCGAGATAAACATTGCAACCGGCGACTCCGTGCCTGTAACTACTTATAAGGCAGCTCGTTCTGTTGCGGGGTTTGTTGCCGATCATTTTGAACGTCATCATCAATCGGTCAAGATTCACTATGAGCAGGAGCTGGCCCCTAAACCTGATGCACGTATCATTGAAACCATCATTGATACCACTTTCTGGGCTAGCCTGCGCAGAGAAGAGGGCAGGTCTCCCAAAGTTTCGATTGCATTTTTGCCTCCCGAATGCGCGGAGCATCCATTGATATTCAGTGAGAAATTGGCTCTTACCGCCAATACCCTTACCAAGCTTGCACCTGCTGTGGAGCGTTCCGGCATTCATTTGGGCGTATGGCTGGAAGGTAATGAGCTCAGGATCTGGGGCACTACCCGCGTCATTCCAGGGCTATGCTTTGTACTGGAAGTAATCGAACCCGGTATGTTGGTGATCAAGCACCGCAGGGTCGATGGCTTTGGGAAATTTGTCAATGTTGCGGTTCTAAAGGGTGATCAGGTCAAAATCGTCAATGAAGAAAGCGGCAGAGTGAGGGACTGTCCTTCGGTGATCAATTCCATGATCGGTTTTACTTCGTCAAATTTGTGGAATGACTCGCTCAATTTGCTTGTTCAGCTGGCAGTGTCCATGCGCAGTCATGAGCGGGGCGGAATTTTGCTGGTAGTGCCGAAAGGCAAAGAAACTTGGCGTAAATCCATCATACACCCCATTACCTATCATGTGGAGCCTGCGTTTTCCGAGCTCGCCGAGCTACATAGCAAGTATGTCAACGAGCTGCACCCCATTACCTGGCAAAGCCAGTTGACCTCCGCCATCAATAACCTGGCCGGATTGACTGCCGTGGACGGTGCCACCATCATCAATGATGGCTACGAGTTGCTGGCATTTGGAGCAAAAATAGGACGGGCAGCCGACGGGCAACCGGTGGAAGAAATGTTGGTTACGGAACCGATTATAGGCAATGAAGGAATGGTGGTACATCCTGTGCAAAACGGCGGTACCAGACATTTGTCGGCAGCTCAGTTTGTGTATGACCAGCGTGATGCGATTGCCCTTGTCGCTTCTCAGGACGGCCGGTTCACGATCTTTTCATGGGCACCCTGCGAGAACAAAGTGCAGGCCCACCGGGTCGACGCGCTTCTTTTGTAG
- the dinB gene encoding DNA polymerase IV, translated as MSQIQSTPLRKIIHIDMDAFYASVEQRDFPEYRGKPLAVGGSPTGRGVVATASYEARKFGVRSAMSSRKAIQLCPDIIFVYPRFEVYKNVSRSIREIFSRYTDLIEPLSLDEAFLDVTEDKLQIGSAMEIASQIKKAIKEELNLTASAGVSVNKFVAKIASDINKPDGLTFVGPSKVETFINNLPVEKFFGVGKVTADKMKSMQLFTGADLKKLSEDELVKHFGKTGHFFFKIVRGIDNREVQTHRETKSLGAEDTFTYDLTTREEMHKELDRIGLIVYNRLTKNQLKGRTITLKIKYSDFTQITRNLSFAAPVGDIDTITETAKSLLGKVDLEEKPVRLLGISLSNFQEPEIRSKKPRDPEQLELFPL; from the coding sequence ATGTCCCAAATTCAGTCGACACCGCTGCGCAAGATCATCCATATCGATATGGATGCTTTCTATGCGTCTGTCGAGCAGCGCGATTTTCCGGAGTATCGGGGTAAACCATTGGCTGTGGGAGGTTCTCCAACGGGCAGAGGCGTTGTAGCCACGGCGAGTTATGAAGCTCGGAAATTTGGCGTCAGGTCTGCGATGTCGTCCAGAAAGGCCATACAGCTCTGTCCCGATATTATTTTTGTCTATCCAAGATTCGAAGTTTATAAGAACGTTTCGCGCAGCATCAGGGAAATTTTTTCCCGATATACCGACCTGATCGAACCGTTGTCGCTCGACGAAGCATTTCTGGACGTGACCGAGGACAAATTACAGATCGGTTCAGCCATGGAGATTGCCTCTCAGATCAAAAAGGCGATCAAGGAGGAATTAAACCTGACAGCTTCCGCCGGGGTATCTGTCAATAAATTTGTAGCTAAAATCGCCTCGGACATTAACAAGCCAGACGGACTGACATTTGTAGGCCCTTCCAAAGTAGAGACTTTTATCAATAACCTTCCGGTTGAAAAATTCTTTGGTGTAGGAAAGGTTACCGCCGATAAAATGAAGAGTATGCAGCTTTTCACAGGTGCCGATCTTAAAAAACTCTCTGAGGATGAGCTGGTAAAGCACTTTGGCAAAACCGGACATTTCTTCTTTAAAATCGTGAGGGGAATTGATAACCGGGAAGTGCAAACGCACCGCGAAACCAAATCACTGGGCGCGGAAGACACGTTTACATACGATTTGACCACGCGGGAAGAAATGCACAAAGAACTGGACCGCATCGGACTGATCGTATACAACCGGCTTACCAAAAACCAGCTGAAAGGGAGGACCATTACATTGAAGATCAAATACAGTGATTTTACCCAGATCACCCGAAACCTGTCCTTTGCTGCACCGGTCGGTGATATTGACACGATTACTGAAACTGCCAAATCGCTTCTTGGCAAGGTAGATCTGGAAGAAAAACCCGTCAGGTTGCTTGGCATATCACTTTCCAATTTCCAGGAACCTGAAATCAGGTCGAAAAAGCCACGCGATCCCGAGCAGCTGGAATTGTTTCCATTGTAA
- a CDS encoding M43 family zinc metalloprotease: MFATFRANAQDRCGTMELLNLRFTKQPSLKIMFDQRELRLKEVIRQRTIAGKTLKTNAQVTIPVVFHVVLSRQTQVTDAQIMAQLDTINKDYAGLNGSASRIPSYFRSLFGQSGIQFCLAQRTPDDAPSTGIVRYTTTRSSFDYTTNQVKHAESGGADAWDTDKYLNIWICDLSGGTLGYATFPDDGVKDEQGVAIDYGSLPGGNVTNYNEGKTLTHEIGHYFNLYHIWGDDNGNCTGTDEVDDTPNQSNSTGTCPAGVVTDRCTPNAPGIMYQNYMDYTSDGCLSMFTKMQVARMEAAFTTYRSLLSLSNGCTPVDVKNKDASLKSIRQPAQRICTNTLTPQVTLVNKGKETLTSVIIHAAIDNGTVQDFTWTGSLATYAETSVNLSSLTTVEGNHVLSIYTSNPNGAADEDTSNDGQSLDLIYYKPFNTPVSESFEGLFPPQGWDIVNQDASSTWEKTTSAAKTGSASVRIANFGNEVVGQKDYLRSPTVTIAGTDSAFVSFQVAAATYTNPSAQGNVWDTLQVLISTDCGQTYTSIYKKWGSDLVTRSTATRSAFTPTVNEWRREEINISNYIAQGEVLIAFLNTNGNENDIFLDDINIRTVTVNPNLKEAGFLVSPNPTSGLVSVQFYPHPEELKSVSIYNVAGEKVAEKVITGEVGSNVYDFNLTYYPAGLYIVKAEFKDRVLTKKIIKN; encoded by the coding sequence ATGTTTGCGACGTTTCGTGCCAACGCTCAGGACCGGTGCGGAACAATGGAATTGCTGAACCTCAGATTCACAAAACAGCCCTCACTCAAAATCATGTTCGATCAGCGGGAGCTTCGTTTAAAGGAGGTTATCCGCCAACGCACGATAGCAGGGAAAACCCTTAAAACGAATGCCCAGGTAACAATCCCGGTTGTTTTTCACGTGGTTCTGAGCAGACAGACCCAGGTAACCGATGCACAGATCATGGCGCAGCTCGACACGATCAACAAAGACTATGCGGGATTGAATGGTAGTGCCAGCAGGATCCCTTCGTATTTCAGATCACTTTTTGGCCAATCGGGGATTCAGTTTTGCCTTGCCCAACGTACTCCCGACGATGCACCTTCCACCGGTATTGTCAGGTACACCACCACACGTTCTTCCTTTGACTATACTACCAACCAGGTCAAGCACGCCGAATCAGGTGGGGCCGATGCCTGGGACACCGACAAGTATCTCAACATCTGGATTTGTGACCTATCGGGCGGAACGCTTGGTTATGCGACCTTTCCGGACGATGGCGTAAAGGATGAGCAGGGAGTAGCGATCGACTACGGGAGCTTACCTGGTGGCAATGTTACGAATTACAATGAAGGCAAAACGCTGACGCACGAGATCGGTCACTATTTTAACCTTTATCATATTTGGGGCGACGACAACGGAAATTGTACCGGTACCGACGAGGTAGACGACACGCCCAACCAGAGTAACAGCACCGGCACATGCCCCGCAGGTGTAGTTACCGATAGATGTACACCTAATGCTCCCGGCATTATGTACCAGAATTACATGGACTATACTTCGGACGGCTGTTTGTCGATGTTTACCAAAATGCAGGTAGCCCGGATGGAAGCGGCTTTTACAACTTACCGCTCGCTGCTGAGCCTCTCCAATGGTTGTACGCCGGTAGATGTCAAGAATAAAGATGCTTCCCTGAAATCGATCAGGCAGCCGGCCCAGCGAATTTGTACGAATACATTGACGCCGCAGGTAACATTGGTCAACAAAGGAAAAGAAACATTGACCTCGGTCATCATTCATGCGGCGATAGACAATGGAACAGTTCAAGATTTCACCTGGACCGGTTCACTGGCCACCTACGCAGAAACGAGCGTTAACCTGTCATCGCTGACCACCGTGGAAGGTAATCACGTGCTGAGCATTTATACCAGCAACCCAAATGGGGCTGCGGATGAGGATACGTCCAATGATGGACAAAGCCTTGACCTTATATATTACAAACCTTTCAATACACCGGTTTCTGAGAGTTTTGAAGGTTTGTTCCCTCCTCAGGGCTGGGACATCGTAAACCAGGATGCGAGCTCGACCTGGGAAAAGACCACTTCGGCTGCAAAAACAGGCAGTGCTTCGGTCCGTATCGCCAATTTTGGCAATGAAGTAGTAGGGCAGAAGGATTATCTGAGATCCCCGACTGTGACGATTGCGGGTACCGATTCCGCGTTTGTATCGTTCCAGGTTGCGGCGGCAACTTACACCAATCCATCGGCACAGGGGAATGTGTGGGATACATTGCAGGTGCTGATCAGTACCGATTGCGGCCAGACCTATACAAGCATTTACAAAAAATGGGGCTCAGATCTGGTGACCCGAAGTACGGCCACCCGTTCTGCCTTTACACCGACGGTCAATGAATGGCGCCGGGAAGAGATCAATATCAGTAACTACATTGCTCAGGGCGAAGTGCTGATAGCATTCCTGAATACAAATGGAAATGAAAACGATATTTTCCTCGATGACATTAACATTAGGACAGTCACCGTCAATCCAAACCTGAAAGAAGCGGGCTTCCTGGTATCGCCCAACCCGACCAGCGGACTAGTATCTGTACAGTTCTATCCGCATCCTGAGGAACTGAAATCTGTCTCGATCTATAATGTTGCCGGAGAAAAAGTCGCTGAAAAAGTGATCACCGGAGAGGTGGGTTCCAATGTATATGATTTTAACCTGACCTATTATCCGGCCGGATTATACATTGTAAAAGCAGAATTCAAGGATAGGGTTTTGACAAAGAAGATCATCAAAAATTAA